GGCCGCGAGCAGGCCCGCTCGCGGCCGTCCAGCGTGACGCAGTCGCCCGGCCGCAGCAGGCCGCCGCCCCCGCCGGGAGCGCCGGGATGCGGCTCCAGGAAGTTGCGTACGCAGGCCGTACGGCCCACGCCCACCCGCAGCACCTCGTCGGTGTCCACCGGGCACTCGCCGGGCCGCGGCGGGTCGGCGGCCATCGCGACCACCTCGGAGTCGCCGCCGTTGCACGCCGTCAGCGCCAGCTCGCCCGTCACGCACGCGCCCGGTGTCCAGCGCAGCACCGGGCGGGGCCGCTCGGCGACCCCCGAGCCCGCGATGACCGCGCCGCACAGCGCGACCAGCGCCGCCGTCACGGCGAGCCCCGCCACGGCGAGCTTCGGTACCGTATCCATCCCAGTACTGTGCGTGACGTGTGACGAGCCGCACAAGCGGAACCGCCAAGCGTGTCGGGAAGAATCGCGCCCTCGATCCTGCGATCATCGATGGAGTGGACGTGGTGTCGCTGCTCATCGGTCTCGCCGTCGGCCTGCTCGTGGGATTCCTGGTCGCCAGGACCCGCGCGGCGGTGCGGGTGGCGGAGGCCGACGCCCGGGCCAGATCGTCGGCCGAGAAGCTGGTCTACGTCGAGGAGCAGCTCGCCGAGCGGTTCCAGGCGCTGTCCACGCGCGCCCTCGACGTCAACAACGTGCGCTTCCTGGAGCTGGCCGAGACCAGGCTCGCGGCCAGCCGCGCGGAGGCCGCCGGCGACCTCGACCAGCGCAGGCAGGCCGTCGAGCACCTGGTCGAGCCGCTGAAGGACGCGCTGGCCCGGGTCGAGTCGCAGCTGCGCGACACCGAGTCGGGGCAGCGGGCGGCGCGGGCGGAGCTGGCCAAGCAGATGGAGTTCGTCCGGCAGAGCAACGAGCAGCTCCGCTCCCAGACGACGGCCCTGGTCAGGGCGCTGCAACGGCCCGAGGCCCGCGGCCGGTGGGGCGAGCTGCAGCTGCGCAGGGTGGCCGAGATCGCCGGCATGCAGCGCTACTGCGACTTCGACGAGCAGGTCACCGAGGGCTCCATGCGGCCCGACATGGTCGTCAGGCTGGCCGGGGGCAAGAACATCGTGGTCGACTCCAAGGTCTCGCTCGCGGCCTACCTGGAGGCCGCCGAGGCCTCGGACGACTCGCTCGCCTCCGTACGCCTCGACGCCCACGCCCGGCACGTGCGCGAGCACATCGACCGGCTGGCGGCCAAGGCGTACTGGCAGGGGTTCAACCCGTCACCGGAGTTCGTGGTGCTGTTCATCCCCGGCGAGGCGTTCCTGGCGCCGGCGCTCGAACGCGACCCCGGGATGCTGGAGTACGCGATGACGCGGCGGGTGCACATCGCCACCCCGACCACGCTGATCACGATGCTGCGCACCGCGCACTACGCCTGGCAGCAGGCCGCGCTGAGCGAGAACGCGCGGGCGGTGTTCGAGCTGGGCAAGGAGCTGTACGAGCGGCTGTCGTCCCTGGGCAGGAACGTCGAGTCGCTGGGCAAGGCGCTCACCAGGGCCGTGGAGGCGTACAACAAGTCGGTCGGATCGCTCGAAAGCCGCGTCCTGGTCACGGCGCGCAAGTTGCACGATCTCGGCGTCGTGGACGGCGAGCTCGACTCCCCCGAGATGCTCGAAGGGCTGCCCAGACCGCTGGCCTCCCCCGAACTGCTCGAAACCTCCACTCTGATAACCCACGCGAACGGTAAGTTGGCAGGCGGGTCGCAGTAAAGGGGGGTGGGCAAGTGGTGGGTGAGAAGGGCAGGCGCTCCGCGGTCAGGCTGACGGCACGCGGCGCCATCGCGCTCGCCCTGGTCGCCACCCTGGCGGGCTACGTGCTGGCGGCCGTGTTCGGCGTGGAGCA
The nucleotide sequence above comes from Nonomuraea gerenzanensis. Encoded proteins:
- the rmuC gene encoding DNA recombination protein RmuC, encoding MDGVDVVSLLIGLAVGLLVGFLVARTRAAVRVAEADARARSSAEKLVYVEEQLAERFQALSTRALDVNNVRFLELAETRLAASRAEAAGDLDQRRQAVEHLVEPLKDALARVESQLRDTESGQRAARAELAKQMEFVRQSNEQLRSQTTALVRALQRPEARGRWGELQLRRVAEIAGMQRYCDFDEQVTEGSMRPDMVVRLAGGKNIVVDSKVSLAAYLEAAEASDDSLASVRLDAHARHVREHIDRLAAKAYWQGFNPSPEFVVLFIPGEAFLAPALERDPGMLEYAMTRRVHIATPTTLITMLRTAHYAWQQAALSENARAVFELGKELYERLSSLGRNVESLGKALTRAVEAYNKSVGSLESRVLVTARKLHDLGVVDGELDSPEMLEGLPRPLASPELLETSTLITHANGKLAGGSQ